Proteins found in one Mustela lutreola isolate mMusLut2 chromosome 10, mMusLut2.pri, whole genome shotgun sequence genomic segment:
- the LOC131810315 gene encoding serine palmitoyltransferase small subunit A-like, whose translation MALAWAWKQMSWFYYQYLLVTALCMLEPWERTVFNSVLVSIMGMALYTGYIFMPQHIMAILHYFELVQ comes from the coding sequence ATGGCACTGGCATGGGCCTGGAAGCAAATGTCCTGGTTCTACTACCAGTATCTGCTGGTCACGGCGCTCTGCATGCTGGAGCCCTGGGAGAGGACTGTGTTCAATTCTGTGCTGGTTTCGATCATGGGGATGGCCCTGTACACAGGCTACATCTTCATGCCTCAGCACATCATGGCAATACTGCACTACTTTGAACTCGTACAGTGA